A single window of Drosophila suzukii chromosome 3, CBGP_Dsuzu_IsoJpt1.0, whole genome shotgun sequence DNA harbors:
- the LOC108012067 gene encoding uncharacterized protein, whose translation MGNAGHFVVVLQAVCLWLAAAKLKSSDYRAGSKDYNAAADNNQLQEEAMEVAMAMAKTNRNAQPAVQVKVTNEVESALRMGTMMMRMRNRGGERWIGWQTNYFDTQMPLLSSGLMSPGWLPILNEQQEVEQHPEQGHNLANGPSSVEQQLLRLQTDYKLLYNAEHHTYFHLHTMRIPEDTIIRPGPSKSEEPPHRRLFQQVVGNTLTAAFGLNVMNKGQVEGQVDGGQAEVIITTEQVNLYDAASLRRSRFSPFNPTRILIHGWLGNENANMYSALIPAYLDLKNGNYNIFTIDWGRGAIADYITASYRVKPVGKVLAKFVDFLHQEAGLRFEDLQLVGFSMGAHVAGLAGKHLQTGRLRMIRALDPALPFFRYAKEEERLTHQDADYVEVLHTSVGSYGFDRPLGHADFYANWGSQQPGCFWHECSHWRAFMLFAESLLRDRNTGFLSQGCPSGEWQQLTRFRRCPKDTGIIQTMGGDLANVSADFLAQRQGVYYFQTNDQPPYVLAQNASSQKGGTNK comes from the exons ATGGGAAATGCTGGACATTTTGTGGTCGTTTTGCAGGCAG TTTGTTTGTGGCTCGCTGCAGCAAAGCTGAAATCGTCTGATTATAGGGCTGGTTCTAAGGACTATAATGCCGCTGCAGACAACAATCAATTgcaggaggaggcaatggaggTGGCTATGGCGATGGCAAAGACGAATCGCAATGCTCAACCCGCAGTGCAagtaaaagtgacaaatgAAGTGGAAAGTGCCCTCAGAATGGGAACAATGATGATGCGGATGAGAAATCGGGGCGGTGAGCGGTGGATAGGATGGCAGACGAACTACTTTGACACACAAATGCcgctgctgtcgtctggcctAATGAGTCCCGGCTGGCTGCCAATATTGAATGAGCAGCAGGAGGTGGAGCAGCATCCTGAGCAgggccataacttggccaacgGACCCAGTTCGGTTGAACAGCAATTACTTCGCCTGCAGACGGACTACAAATTGCTTTACAATGCCGAGCATCACACCTATTTCCACCTGCACACCATGCGCATCCCAGAGGACACCATCATCCGACCAGGACCATCGAAATCCGAGGAGCCACCGCATCGCAGGCTGTTCCAGCAGGTCGTGGGCAACACACTGACCGCCGCCTTTGGCCTGAATGTGATGAACAAGGGCCAGGTGGAGGGCCAAGTGGATGGGGGCCAGGCGGAGGTCATCATCACAACCGAACAGGTGAATCTCTACGATGCCGCCTCGCTGCGCCGGTCGCGCTTCAGTCCCTTCAATCCCACACG aattcTCATTCATGGATGGTTGGGCAACGAAAATGCCAATATGTACAGCGCCTTAATACCTGCCTATCTGGATCTCAAGAACGGCAACTACAATATCTTCACCATCGACTGGGGACGCGGAGCCATAGCGGACTACATAACGGCCAGCTATAGGGTCAAGCCGGTGGGCAAGGTGTTGGCCAAGTTCGTGGACTTCCTGCACCAGGAGGCGGGACTTCGCTTTGAGGATCTCCAGCTGGTGGGATTCAGCATGGGAGCCCACGTGGCGGGTCTAGCTGGAAAGCATCTACAGACCGGTCGTCTTCGGATGATCCGGGCTTTGGATCCCGCACTGCCCTTCTTTCGATATGCCAAGGAAGAGGAGCGATTGACCCACCAGGATGCCGACTATGTGGAGGTATTGCACACCAGTGTGGGCAGCTATGGCTTCGATCGACCTCTGGGTCATGCGGACTTCTATGCCAATTGGGGCAGCCAGCAGCCAGGTTGTTTTTGGCATGAATGCAGCCATTGGAGGGCTTTTATGCTCTTTGCCGAGAGTCTCTTAAGGGATCGCAATACGGGTTTCTTATCCCAGGGCTGTCCATCTGGTGAATGGCAGCAGTTGACCCGCTTCCGCCGCTGCCCAAAGGATACGGGAATTATCCAGACCATGGGCGGTGATTTGGCCAACGTTTCGGCGGATTTCTTGGCCCAAAGACAGGGTGTCTATTATTTTCAAACAAACGACCAGCCACCCTATGTTTTAGCACAAAATGCCAGTTCGCAAAAGGGTggcacaaataaataa